GGATCTCATTCGTGTAATTTATGTACCTCTTTAATACCTCTATGGAGGCAGCTGAGATTAGTGGGTACAAGGGGAGCGTTGCCTCTAATTGTGCATAAGATACTGTATAGTCATTCATGAATGCAGAAAGAATTTGTTCTTTTAAGATTACCGAATAGTATTTGGTGAagtatttattcaatttgCATGGGTTGGAGCTTTCTTGCAGTCTATTTCTTTCCATTCGAACAAAAAGACAACAATCCTACTATATTGGAGTTGCTTCATGATGAGCACCATCTATTCCCATTCATCTTTCAAGTTCTGCAGAATATTTAAAGTACTACTGATTATAGCACTATGAATATCACAAATCTTAAGGATTTGTATGATGGCAACGATCAAAATGGAACTGTTGATCTATGACTAAACCAGTATTAGTTTTAGCACTTTGCGCTTGTGACTGGTTTAATTTGATGGGACGACTCGTTTACCATTTCGACTACACTTGATATTTTTCAGCAGTTTTCTTTTGTGGAAACCGGCAatctttttttcccttcaaatGGCCTTCTAATTCTTGTATTCTAGTTTAGCAAGTGGgagatgaaaagaaaaaaggtcaAACAGAACACTCAAAAGCATACCGCAGACCGTTAGATGCGTATTAGTAAGAAGGGTAATGAGTGATGTAGTATCATCATCTGAATAGAGGGCGAAACAAGACAGAAAAAGAAGATACAATGCCTCAGCAATACACCTACTTAGGGACTAGCTGCTCTTACAGGAGCATCGGCTTATCTCATTGTTGGACAAGCTTCTTGGTGGTGGCCCTCGGACCTGACAATTGTGCAACAGTCAGTGTATGGTGGGCCTATAAGGATTCAACCGCATTAACAGATACTATTTAACTGAGATTCGGAGTCCCAACCTCTAAGAATAATCCCTTTCTTGCTTACTTTACAAAATGGAGCACGCTTTGCgcccttttttcttcttttgctttgGAGGTTGCAACACTATCTTAATAGCTGCATCGAACACTGCCTTCACATTCTGCATTGAAGCATGGAACGTATGTGCTACCATGAAAAGTTCATCCTACTTTTTTGAATCCAGAAGCACAAATGCTACTAACAAAAAGGCGTACCTGTTGTGTTTTTGAACTGCACTCGACATAAACAGGAGCTCCAATCAGTTTCTTGAGTTCCTCTCCCTATGAAAGGTAATAGCAAGATTGATCTCCGAGGCTCGAAATGAACAGGGTGAGAGGGATTAGATGTTGGTAAATATGCTTTTAATACCTGAGCTGTAGTAATTGGAACGGCTCCAGGATGATCGATAAAGTATTGCTTATCATCTCGAAGATCTGTGTATTAAAGAGAATTATTCAATCTAATTGAGCTcgtgaaagaaaaacaagccTTATGCATGTTTCCTACTTATGCTGTACTAAAAAGATCTTCCACAAAAGGTAGGGGTTCCATAAGAGAGAAGTGATCTAGATTGAAGTAAGGTCAATCTTCCCAAGATTTTGAAAGCTCTGGTACTTACTGGTGCTCTTTGTAACTTTTACAAACTTGGTTTTGGAGGTATTTGCATGTTGGCACCAATCCATATGTTTCTACTAGTAGAAAAATAGCAAGTTCATTATTTTCAAAGACTCATATGGTACTTTCGGCATTATTAAACAGAGTCACAAACAATTCAGAGTAGTTACACAACGAGAGAACCAGACAAGCCAATCAGCTTTCCTCAAAATGGACCAAATAAAATGGATAATTGCTAACAAGGAACAGACAAAACAGAACTCATGGAATACTAACATGAAAGAAATGAGAATCTTACCAAGCTTAGTTCCAACGAGAATTATTGGAACACCGGGAGCATAATGCCTCAACTCCGGAATCCACtaaacaaaaccaaaaggAAGCAAAAAATGCAGCATTAGATTACTGAATACATAATGTGTGCAAAATAAGATATGCATGTATGCTGATTCTGAGCCATCACAACAATTCTGACCTTCTTTGCAATGTTTTCATAGCTGGCCTTGCTAATGAGAGAAAATGCAAGAAGGAAAACATCTGCTCCACGATAGCTTAAGGGTCTTAATCTATTGTAATCCTCTTGACCTGATTCATGatgtaaaatgaaaaattaagaaatgcTTGAAGCACATAGGAAATGCTCCAGAAAACGACAAAAATGTCCAAAGAATTACCCGCTGTATCCCACAATCCTAGGTTGACAGTGCTCCCATCAACAACTACGTTTGCACTGAAGTTATCAAAAACAGTTGGAACATAATCCTGTAGTAAAAAGAGCAAACAAGGGATAAAAATCTTTAGTGCCGAACAAGAGATTTCGAGGTATAGATGGGACGTTGGAGACAAGTATCTTTATCAGCATACAGTACACCAAATGCAGTAGCGGAGACCAGAAGATGCTGCGAAAATCCAAACAAGACAACAACTTTGCAGTAACACTCTTCTTTTAAATAGACAAACAAGAATGCAAGAACCAGAACTCCAGGAAGAACTAGCCCGGAAAATTTCATTTCCCAATCATATAACTACGAGAAATGTAAACTTTATGTAATTCAAGTGTAAAGCAGAACTGTTTGATCATTAAAGATCACATTAAGAAAGAAACTAGCTCCACAATTAGTTAGCCAACCAGCTCATTTACTCGTCAAACAAAATCTACGTGCAACTGCATAAACTACGTTATACTTGTAAATTCTTTACATAGACATCGATGCCTCATCTATAGAGTATAGGATAACGTCCACACTAAACCAAACAAGAAATAAGGAACAAACAAATGAATCCTACCATAACCACCACCACTACAAAGAAACAAACTAGAAACTgtaaaacaagaacaaagagGACAATGAAACAATTTGTCAACAAGAAGTCAAATGATCAAGAATTAGTACCAGAAGGCAATCATTTCAAGAGAACCCTCTAAatgaaatagagaaaaattgttaaaaagcTTTCTTTTTGAAGGGGGTGAGGGGTTGGTTTGGAGGATAAACTGACCGTAGGAAAGGTGTTGCTGGTATAAGAAATCAACATGCAAGTTTTCCCAACAGCTCCATCACCCACAGTCACACACTTTATGAATCTTGTTGCACTCATTTGCAGCACTCTTCAAAGATCGCCAAATCTTCCCTTTTTCCTACTACAAGAAGtgggggggaaaaaaaaagagttctTTCCTCAAATGCGATGCAAcccaaatcaaaattcaagcaACTAAAGCCTCCCACCACAGGAATTTCACAGCACAGAGCATcacaactaaaattaaaactaaagaaCTCACCTGTGGCTGTGGCCCTCGAAGTTGGAACCAGGAGATGCAATGCCTGTACTTTGCTGGCAAAAAGACCAACTTTACGACAGCTTTTCTACTCTTTTTCTTGGGCTTGtagggggtggggtggggtggggtgcaCTTTTAGCTGAAAGTTGTTTTACTAAATTTGACTGGTTGTTAAAACTTACTTACCCAACTCTAAAATCAACCAATTACATACAGAAACGATGATCTAAGCCTAGAGTTCTCGAATTTCAACtcaagaattaaaaaagaaaactaggTTGGAACTCAAATTAGAAGAAGCAACATTAAGGACAAAAATTAGATTCTTTTGCAGCGTTGGTAGAGTTTTCAGTAGAACTAATTCTCTTAAATAATGATGCAACCCACATGGAATGGAGCTCAAATTCGAAGCCCCATGTGCATTTGGTGACCAGCCTTCCTACCTACTTTTAATTCCTCTTTATCTTATCCACCCTCCAATTTGCAGCTctgtactattattatatattttgatgagATTCTGCGGCCGGGCCGTTGTTGGGACAGCCTAGTCTTGTATTTTATCGGACGTAGTGTGTGTAATGATATGGTAGACCACTCAGTGGTCCATTTTTATCTCTTTACGACATAGATAACTACACGGGTATAAATGGATTTTCCtagatattgatattgatattgTATAGAATCCTCGTTTTGAGTCTTTTGGTTTAATGTCTCACACTTGTATATGCTGTCCAAATTTCGTGTTTATATggtgtttatattttttttattttcatttgatgGACGAAGATAATAACAGACTCGGCATTATCAAGCCTACGTGATGAATTTGGAAAGTTATCtcgtttaatttttataaaagatcaaAAGATATGACGTGTAAtatttcattacaaaaattgaaagttgtTGAGTAAGAATGATTTGTTCCAACGAAATTGCATGGTTTGTTTTCTTAGAATGCACCTTACTAGAAATATGGACTGCATGAGTTTCTTACTCATTTTCATCCTATGTGGAATAGTAGTGGCACATTTAACATCATAGAGATGAAAGAGTTGGTGTTTTTAATTGAAATCATATGCATctgcaattaatatatactaataatttgTGGCACGTCTTAACTGTGTGCagcttttataaatattatttaaatttaatattaagtttataaaaaaaatagtgacaagaaaattgaacaaaattaaaaaaaaaacataactaTTGAAAGATTATGGAGGAGtggaaaattaataaataaataaaataaaatattaaaattaatatatcaaaataattaagatactAATTCACCcgtcttcaattatatatagtatagaatatagtatataatttcaaacacTCCCTACCacatgtataattacaaatacattccGCTGTAAGGAATGTCAGCgcaatgtttaattttataaaattatatgtgtaTCCTTGGAGGGCTGTTTGTGTAAACCTTTATCATTAAATAAGGATGTATTTGtaactatataaaatatagggaatatttgtgtaattagacataatttgagggaggtttaaattgtcaactttattTACATAGCtattgcaaataaaaattttcccAAACACTCTAACTTCAAacctttgtttatttttattttcagacaTATGTAACTTTCACaatctaaattaaaatctttatttttttatttttattttcaaacactctaactttcacaattttaaatttacaacctcaaaagaagaaatcaaTTGCAAATTATTTCACCAAATTTTGTCTTTATATCTTTTCTCAACCTtcaaatttctctctcttttcaacttccatttatctttttcttctcgTAATCTTTTCTCAATAACTTCTCATAAACTcctaatgtttttttttatttaatcaattatcatatatttaaaattacaaaactagtttttaaaatttttaaattaattgtggaCACACAGTTTAAGGGTGGCACACACACTACTATAGCAGAAGCCACCTGAGTTTTGAGTAACTAGTGATATATCCCAGTCATGCCAAGTTCTGCACACCCTTATCATCACATTGTAGGTGCACCAACTGAAAATATATGCTTCCAGGTTTGTTTATAAGCTCCTCATGGCTGCCACTTTCGACCGCTCGGCCGTTCTGCAGCACGGTGATAGCATCGGCGTCCTGCACGGTGGATAGCCTATGTGCTATCAGAACTGTTGTCCTTCCTTGCATGAGTCTATTGAGAGCTTCTTGAACCTGCATTTCTGACTTAGTATCGAGAGCACTCGTTGCTTCATCCAGAAGAAGAATAGATGGATCCTTGAGTATCGCCCGGGCGATAGCTACCCGTTGCTTCTGTCCACCTGATAACTGAACTCCCTTTTCACCAACTTGAGTATGGAATCCTTCAGGCATCCTACTGATGAATCCATGCGCGCTTGCTGCTTTTGCAGCGTTGATGATCTCGATCTCTGATGCATTGCTGTTTCCATACTTGATGTTCTCATAAATAGTTGTGGAGAACAGTACTGGTTCTTGCTGCACTAGGCCTATTCTCAACCTTAGTGATTTGAGGTTCACTGTTTTGATATCAAGACCATCGATCAGGATTGTTCCTGATGTAGGGTCGTAGAATCTTAGCAGCAGAGAGATCACGGTGCTCTTTCCTGAATCGCTTTGGCCTACAATTGCCATACTCTTTCCTTTCGATATTTTCAAGTTCAAACCATTGAAAATGGTTATGTCAGGCCTAGTAGGGTACTTAAAACTAACATTCTTGAACTCAACGTCGCCTCCCACATCAGTTACCATTGTGGACGAGGGGCTGTTGGGGTCGATAGCTGATTTTCTTTGAAGAATGTCAAAAACTGACCCAAGAACTTGTGATCCCTTAACCAGGTTAGGAGCAAGTGCTAGAGTTTCTGCCACAGCCAATGCAGTAATGATCAGAACCATGAAGGATTTCATAACATCTCCAAATTCTGACTTCTTGTTTCTGATCAGAACAGATGCATACCAAAGTCCTATAGCATACGATGAATATGCAAAGAACAGCGATATACCGTAGCCAAAACCCAATATGTTGCCACGCAGAAGAGCTCTCTTTCTTGGTTTGTATAATTCAGAAGCAAATTTGGCTGTTACTCGCTCTTCAGCACCAAAGGCAGCAACGGTGCGTATATTAGCGATAGCTTCACGTGCAACTTCTGTTGCTCGATAATATGCCGTCACATAGTCGCCTCCAAACCCCTTAAGAAAAAGTTGCTGCAGACATGAACAGATAAGTGTCACGACACTTGTATCAAAAAGGCTTAACGGGTTCTATTTAGAAACTGGAGACATCATCTAAAAGACTTACCTCGGCTATGTTTGCACCAATGAGAAGAGGAAATGTGGCTACTACCCCAGCCGCTATACGCCAACTTAGTACAAAAGCAATCACGAATGCTGTAACAGCCAGTGCTATGTTTTGGATGACTGTCGATATACGGTCAGCTAGTGCACTGCGTACTAATGTTGCGTCCGTTGCCAATTTAGATGCCAGTGAGCCAGTGCTATTCTCGTCCTTGTCAAACCAGGCGACTTCATTAGAGAGCATGGCTGTGAGAATTCAGAAAGCAATGGTGTCAAACAATTGTATAGTCAAGAAAAACAGCAAACAGAAACTGAGGCAACGGTTGTAGTAAAATAGAATGAAACTGAGACCTTTGAACATTAGCAGCCGAACTCGTGCAATGAGTCGCTCTCCCATTAAGGTATAGAAATAGTGTTGCAACAAATATACCAATACAGTAACCATTGCTGCCCCAATGAATATGAAGGACATCTGTCGGACCTCTTGCTTGATTCGAGAATCGTTATGAGAGTAAAATACAGTTAAAATATGTGTTATTGCAAGAGCGAAAAGAGGAGCTTCCATGCCAGCCAGAATTGCACCTAACGAGCCCAATAAGGCACAGGGCCACTCTGGTGCATTGAGTTTGATCAGTTCCCAAACTGGAGTTGACACGGTGGTTTGCTGTGACAGGTTTTGATCAGTTGTTTTCAGCTCGTCTTTGGTGATTGGCTTTAACTGTTGCTGTGACATTTCATTACAAGGGTAATCTTGAATGCTTCTTATTCCGGGAGCTCCGGTAATATTGTCAGAACGAGGCTTGGTTTTGTGTTCTGATACTTGAAGATTCACCAGAGATGCATATTCTCCAGCTTTAGACATCAGTTCCATGTGAGTCCCCGTCTCAACAACTCGACCATTCTTCAGAACGATAATCATATCAACATCTCGAATAGTTGATAACCTGTGCGCAACAACAATTGTTGTGCGACNNNNNNNNNNATTCTGCATCAAGAGCACTGGTTGCCTCATCAAGAAGTAGAATCTTCGGGTCTCTCAGTATTGCTCTTGCAATAGCAATTCTCTGCTTCTGACCTCCTGAAAGCTGTGTTCCACCTTCTCCCACCTATAAAGTTGCCATGCAACAGGGATGTTGACAATGCTTTTCATTAACATGAACCGGTATACAAAATCAATCAAGAAAGACTATTTTTCCAGATAAAATTCAGTACATTCTATTTCGTATGATGCTCGAATACAAACATCCATAAGGGAAACTAAGGTTTATGCAAGAAACCGACCTGAGTGTGATAACCATCAGGTAAACCTTGGATAAAAGAATGAGCATTTGAAGCTTTTGCTGCCTCTATTATTTGATCCATGTCTGCTCCTTCTTTGccgaaaaaaatattgtcgGCTATACTGGTAGCAAACAGAGCAGGCTCTTGACTGACCAATCCCATCTGTGACCTCAACCATTTTAGTTGAAGATTTGTGAGATCATGCCCGTCCAACAAAATTTTTCCTGTCGGATTCCACATCATAATAGATCCTAAGACAACCTTATAACTGATTCACAAGTTCAAACATAAAAGTATCTTCAATACCTGAAGTTGGATCGTAGAATCGTTGTAACATGGAAATTATAGTGCTTTTCCCAGAGCCACTAGGACCAACAATTGCCAATGATTTACCAGCAAACACTGAGAAGCTGAGATCTTCAAACACCATTGTGGGTCGAGAAGGGTATGCAAAACAGACGTCAACAAAGTCAATTTTTCCATCAACTCTTTGCAACACAATCCCCTCATGTGAACCTTTAGAGGGACGATTAGCATCATCTTCAATCATGCTTATGATGCTTGCAACAGCAGCACGGCCTTTGGCAATGGCGGCAAGGTTGGGAGCAGCCTGACCAAGTGCACTACACGACAAGGAGTGCTGCTTTTTATTTCAGGAaagatgaataataataacagaCAATATAAAAGACagatatttttgttctatacTCACAATCCACTGTAAACCACATTGATGATCGTCGTAAATGCCTTCCCTCCATTAGAGTGTCCATGCCGAACGAGGATACTCGCATACCAAAGAAGTAATGCCCAAGCACAGAATAAAAGTCCGTAAGTAAATCCAATGCCAATTCCCTTCGCAATGCCAGTCTTTTTTGCCAGTTTGAGAGCATTTTCAAGTGATCTTGAATATGTTTCAATGGCCTTCTCTTCCCCAACGAACGAGTATACTGTACGAACTTGTGAAATAACctgattaaaaagtttatagtAAATACTTCAAAGGTGCAAAATTCTGAGACAAAAATTCAGATTGCATGTAAATTA
The window above is part of the Sesamum indicum cultivar Zhongzhi No. 13 linkage group LG7, S_indicum_v1.0, whole genome shotgun sequence genome. Proteins encoded here:
- the LOC105165993 gene encoding rac-like GTP-binding protein RAC1, with the translated sequence MSATRFIKCVTVGDGAVGKTCMLISYTSNTFPTDYVPTVFDNFSANVVVDGSTVNLGLWDTAGQEDYNRLRPLSYRGADVFLLAFSLISKASYENIAKKWIPELRHYAPGVPIILVGTKLDLRDDKQYFIDHPGAVPITTAQGEELKKLIGAPVYVECSSKTQQNVKAVFDAAIKIVLQPPKQKKKKGRKACSIL
- the LOC105165994 gene encoding LOW QUALITY PROTEIN: ABC transporter B family member 13 (The sequence of the model RefSeq protein was modified relative to this genomic sequence to represent the inferred CDS: inserted 2 bases in 1 codon), with amino-acid sequence MDEVELSTEQVSKPNEVLGTEQRWDSTAKNGESVSFFRLFAVADKIDYVLMFIGSIGACLQGAALPVFFVLFGRMINTLGNLSLDPHRFSSEVSKYALYLVYLGLVVWLSAWTGVACWTQTGERQTALLRQKYLESVLKKNIQFFDTEAGQHNILFHISSDAILVQDAIGDKICHAICYLSQFVIGFSLGFSMVWQLTLLTLAIVPLIAVAGGAYTIIMSTLSKRGENAYAEAGKLTEEVISQVRTVYSFVGEEKAIETYSRSLENALKLAKKTGIAKGIGIGFTYGLLFCAWALLLWYASILVRHGHSNGGKAFTTIINVVYSGFALGQAAPNLAAIAKGRAAVASIISMIEDDANRPSKGSHEGIVLQRVDGKIDFVDVCFAYPSRPTMVFEDLSFSVFAGKSLAIVGPSGSGKSTIISMLQRFYDPTSGKILLDGHDLTNLQLKWLRSQMGLVSQEPALFATSIADNIFFGKEGADMDQIIEAAKASNAHSFIQGLPDGYHTQVGEGGTQLSGGQKQRIAIARAILRDPKILLLDEATSALDAXNXXXXRTTIVVAHRLSTIRDVDMIIVLKNGRVVETGTHMELMSKAGEYASLVNLQVSEHKTKPRSDNITGAPGIRSIQDYPCNEMSQQQLKPITKDELKTTDQNLSQQTTVSTPVWELIKLNAPEWPCALLGSLGAILAGMEAPLFALAITHILTVFYSHNDSRIKQEVRQMSFIFIGAAMVTVLVYLLQHYFYTLMGERLIARVRLLMFKAMLSNEVAWFDKDENSTGSLASKLATDATLVRSALADRISTVIQNIALAVTAFVIAFVLSWRIAAGVVATFPLLIGANIAEQLFLKGFGGDYVTAYYRATEVAREAIANIRTVAAFGAEERVTAKFASELYKPRKRALLRGNILGFGYGISLFFAYSSYAIGLWYASVLIRNKKSEFGDVMKSFMVLIITALAVAETLALAPNLVKGSQVLGSVFDILQRKSAIDPNSPSSTMVTDVGGDVEFKNVSFKYPTRPDITIFNGLNLKISKGKSMAIVGQSDSGKSTVISLLLRFYDPTSGTILIDGLDIKTVNLKSLRLRIGLVQQEPVLFSTTIYENIKYGNSNASEIEIINAAKAASAHGFISRMPEGFHTQVGEKGVQLSGGQKQRVAIARAILKDPSILLLDEATSALDTKSEMQVQEALNRLMQGRTTVLIAHRLSTVQDADAITVLQNGRAVESGSHEELINKPGSIYFQLVHLQCDDKGVQNLA